From Pleurocapsa sp. PCC 7319:
GGACATGGATTGTAGCAATTTTTAAGCAACCCTTGGGAGTAAAAGAAGGTATCAGAGTATATTTAGTAACTAACATCGCCAAGTATTCTCCAGGCAATATCTGGCATTTTTATGGCAGAATAGCGGCGGTAGCTCGCAAAGGAGGGTCGAGGGGAGCAGCCACACTCAGTGTTTTATTAGAACCATTATTAATGGCAGCAGCAGCATTACTCATTGCCTTGGTTAGTAGTGGATTAGGTTGGTTAGAAACTGATTTTGATTATCGAATTGTCTTGTTGCAGATCATCAGCTTAACTATAGTTTTATTTGGCATACAGCCCCGCATCCTTAATCCCTTACTACACCGTTTGAGCCTTAGCAAGAACAAAGCTGATAGTACTGCGGCTCAAGCCATTGAGTTACAAAAATATCCAATTTTTCCTTTTCTGGGTGAAATCGGATTTGTGTTCTTCCGAGGTATGGGTTTTATCTTCACTTTCATGGCATTACAATCAGTGACTTGGTCACAAATACCTCAGTTAATCAGTGCTTTTAGTTTTGCTTGGCTGTTTGGTTTGGTTGTACCTGGCGCACCTGGAGGTCTAGGCGTGTTTGAAGTTACAGCTTATAGTCTGTTGGATAATGCTCAATTTCCTGCCCAGATCGTCGCTGTAGGTTGTTATCGGTTGATTAGTGTTTTAGCTGAAGCGATCGCAGCAGGAATATGTTTTCAGAGAGGAAGAATGAAAGATAAAAGCTAGAACATTATCTAAAATACACTTTTAAAATTCTGCCTTCTAATAATGTGTTCCCGACTTACGGTGATGAATTGCAGTAACCCCCTCAGACTGGAAGACTTGTCCTTGTTCAGCAACTGCATATAGTAACCAGTGATCGCCACATTCCATGCGATTATTAACGGTACATTCTACATAGGCTAAAGCATCTGTAAGAATTGGACAGCCATTGGTTGCCTCTTCTGTAGCGACTCCTTCAAAGCGATCTTCTCCTGGGGCAAAGGGTTTGAGAAAATGCTTCATTAAAGGGATATGTTTGCCTTCTGGAAGAACATTGAGAACAAAGCTATTTCCTGTATAGAGTAAAGATTCGATCGCTCTTTCTTTAGCTACAGCTACAGTTAAACCAGGAGGGTTGAAGGTCGCTTGAGATACCCAAGAAGCTAACATTGCTCCTGATAATTCGTCTTTTTTGGTGGTAACTATACATAATGAGCCTACAAGTCTACCTACAGCCTGTTCTGTGCGATCAAGGTCAGAAGCAATTCCTTGAGCTTGTCTGACTTTTTTGCGCTGACGCTTAGCTTTTTTCAATGCTTGAGCAAAATCTGTTCCTGCTTCCTCACAGGTTTTTAGCACTGCGTCGGTAGGAGTAAATTTAACTCTAATAGGGTCAAAGCCAAATTTATAGCCCGCGTTGCGGAATTTGTTTTCCAGTAAGTCAACTGCTTCTCCACTCCAGCCATAAGAACCAAATGCTCCTGCTAACTGAGTTTTTTCAGCATTAGCTAACACAGTACCCAAAGCTGCTTGAATTTGAGTGGGAGCATGTCCTCCTAGGGTCGGTGAGCCCATAATAAAGCCTGCAGATTTTGTGACGGCAGATTTAATATCTTCAGATTTCGCCGACTCAGCATTAATTGACTCTACGGCTACTCCAGATTTGGTAATTCCCCTAGCGATCGCCTGGGCAACAGTAGCAGTGTTACCATATGCAGACGCATATATTAAAGCTACACTCAAATCGCGATCGCTTTGGTTTTGAGCCCAGGTACGATAATCAGCAGTTAATTCTCGAATGCTGTATTTTACCAGTGAACCATGTCCTGTAGCGTAGATTTTGACCGGCTTATTTGCGAATTTATCTAAGCTAGCGATTATTTGACGGGCATGGGGAGCCATCAAACAATCAAAATAGTAGCGACGATCTTCAATATCAGTTGTCCAACCCTCATCAAAAACGCGATCGCCACATACATGAGAACCGAATAGCTTATCAGTAAAGAGAACCTCTGTCTGGCGATCATAGGTGCAAAGATGATCGGGGTAGCGAGGATTTTGGGTGGGGATAAATTCTAAAATATGACCTTGACCTAAATCCAAGGTTTCTTCGCTCTTAATCACCTTAATCTTAATTTCCAAGTCTGTTTCCGACAAAATTTTACGCAGAGATATTGCTCCAGGATTAGAACAAACTATGGTAATTTGAGGTGCTATTGCTAACAAAGCTTTGAGGGTACTGGCTCGATTAGGGTTAATATGACCCAAAATTATGTAATCTATTTTGTTGGGTTCGATGCGTTCTTGAAGAGCATCGAGAAAAATAGTGGTAAAAGATTCTCCAGGTGGATCTAGTAGAGCGGTCTTATCTCCTTCAATTAAATAAGAATTAGCGGTAGTTCCTTTTTGCAGAGCATATTCAATTTCAAACTTTAGTCTATCCCAAGTACGCGATCGCAATACACGAGTGTCAGCAGCAACGGGGAATACTTGAACATCCTTAGCTTTGTTTGTAGGAGACATAGTTTTTGTTGAGTAACTTTACTATTCTTAATTTTAGTTTACTTCCTAGTCGTCTCAAGATAACAAACGCAGTCATATAGATTAATAGTTACTCCCAGTTGCTTAGATATTAAATACTAAACACCAATATTAGCTTGAGCTAAATATGCATCAGCAATTAGATCAAAGTTTGCTTCATCTGGATCTTCAGTCAGTGCAATCAGCTTCTCTGCTGATTCATCTACCCAATAATCTGTAGTACCTAATTCGATACTGGAGAAGTCGTTTTCACCAAGAGTCAAAGTTTCAGTACTAAATTCTGTCGATCTAAACGCTACAAAATCATCATTAGCTGTATTAGCTGTATTGTTCTGAACTAAGGAGTTAGAGCTTTTTTCATTATAGATTCCCGATCTATTGGAACTTTGATTAAAATCAGGTAGTAAAAAGTCTTCTCCTACACCCACAAGAACATTATTATCAATTGTGGTGGCATTAGCAGTATCGGGCCAGATATTGATGGCATTGATATCAGAGAAGTAGCTATTTTTTAGCACGATATCGTTAGTGTTAAAAAATTTAATGCCAGCAGCATCATGGATTAGGGAATGTTCTGCTGCCAGATTTACATTTTGAATTTCAACATTATCAATTACTGCGCCGTCTGTATCTCCAACACCTACACCCTTTCTGCCCACATTACGAATCACCGAATCAGATAATTGCAGTCCATCTGCATGATCTAAGGCTATTCCAGAGTTGTTGATTCCGTCTCTAATTGTTTCCGTAATTCCAATATTATTAACGAATAAATTACGTAAAGTTAAATTAGCTGCCCTACTACCATAGATGCCGTTATTACCATTGGTTATTTCTACATCTTGGATCGTTGTTCCTGATGCTCCTGAATTCAAATATATAATTGATTCAGAAGTTCCGTTTCCGTTGATTACAGAACCTTCTTGACCATCAATGGTAATATCTTCACTGATTGTAATTCCATCAGTAAAGTATATATTTGCACCCAATAAAATTACATCACCACTGGCGGCGGCGGCGATCGCACTTTCTAAATCACCACCATAGTCACTGTCTACATTGATAATTCTATTATCATCACTATCAGGCTGGGCAACATAACCGTTATTATCGTTGTTGACATCTTGACTACCAGAATTATTAACTACTTCAGGAGAACTAACTGGAGGTGTAGGAGCCAAATCATTGCTGTCAGTTCCTGGACTATCAGACTCACTCATATTACCAGGTAAATTAAACTCTAGCGGGATAGGAGCTAAATCACTGCTGTCGCCTTCAAGAACAATAAAAATAATTTCGGTTTGTTCTCCTTGATCTAAATCCTGATTCCAATCCTCTCCAGAGATAAAAGTTTTACCATTTTCTTGAAATAATTCGGCTCGATAAATTTGGTCTAGTACATAATCATCAGGAACTGAGACTTCAACACTCCAATTGGAAACATCAGAAAGTGCTTCTACAGTTAAGGCAACTCGGTGGCTACCGCCCCAATCATCAGTAATTATCGATGTCAGACTAAGGGTCTCGGAGTTAGCTTCATCTCCTACTTCTAGACTATTAGAATTATTATCTGAATCATTAGAATCAGATTGCTGTGGAGTAGGAGTAAGATCGTCGTTGTCTACTTCTGGACTAACAGAATTATTAACTGAATCAGCAAAATTAAATTGGAGTGGAATTGGCTCCAGATTGCTACTGTCGCCTTCATCAACAATAAAAACAATTTCAGTTTGTTCTCCTTGATTTAAATCTTGATTCCATTCAACTCCTGAAATAAAAGTTTTACCATTTTCTTGAAACGATTCAGCTCCATAAATTTGGTCTAATATGTAATCATTAGGAACTGAGACTTCTAAACTCCAATTGGAAATATCAGAAAGTGCTTCTACATTTAGTAAAAATCGATGACTACCACCCCAATCATCAGTAATAACTGGCTCAAGATTAAATGTATCTGAGTTAACTAACATATTGTTTGTAGATATTCTTACTAGTTGAAAAATTAAGTAGTTTATTTGGAGAAAAATAAATATCTAAAAATTTGAATTGCTTTACATATTCTTTATCTTCCAAGAAATCTACTTTATCTCTGCTTCATAAATGCATCTGTGAGTTAAGTCGTTATAAAGTTGTGACCATAATCACAAAGACAACTATTGCTATTAATCTGAAATTCAATAGAATAGTTGCCTGTAAAGAAAGCAAGAAATTTAAGGAATAAATAGAATCAATATTTAGAATTAGACATTTATAAGCCATTGGTGAAGGTGGTCAATGGTCACAAAATCTGATTCATAAATAAAATATATTTGGCTATTTAGGTGTAAAATCCTTAATTTGTGTAGCGATCGCCTTGAGAAGAGTGCCAATTTTACGATTCCTTTAGAGTGGTAGAGTATAACTACATCAATGTATCTTCTATTTATCTTTTATCTAGTAGCATTTCATATATAGCAATACGAACTTTTATTAGGACACTCATTACTCGTTACTCGTTACTCATTACTTACGAGCAATCAAATGAACTTGTCCTAATACAACTTTGTACGGCTATATATCGTATGTCAAATATTTGAATTGTTTTGCTGAAAATCGAGCGAATATAAGAAAAGCAAGAACCAAAAATAAACCTTGAGAAGATATTTGTTTCCGAAGGTTTATTCTTATAACTAATAGCAGTTCTTTATTCAAACACAAGATTAATTGATCTTAAATTTTATCTTGCATCAAGAGAATGTTTTTTAGAGATCAAGATAGATAACTTCTCTTCTTGTCCTTTTAAAATTTACCTAGTTTACTCAATATGATTAAAGCTAATTTTGAGAATATTTAACAGGAATAGCACATACCGAATGTAGATAATTCTGAGAACAAGCTTGGTAATCAGTTGGTTTAATTTCTTTATGGTTTTGCATTAGAAACAAGGACATACTGGCATCAATTAACATTTTTCTATTCCATTGAGGATTAGAATTCAAGAAGTGCTGCATACAGCTATAAATTTTTTCATTTACTTCAACGCTCAGTACAACTCTCTTTTTCTCAGATTCCATATTAAATTAAGAATAATTTGTTAACTTAATAATTAACTGTACCAAGGTTTTTTCTAAATGAAGTTTTGATTTTCCAATCGGTTCTCACTGTGGATAATTTTTTTTTGATAGTTATTTTGAACTCCGTAGTATTACGCAGGTAAAACGAGATTTCAATGGGCAATTATAAATAAATAATATATTTCTGGGGAAAACTAACTCTAAATTGTGGAAAAGCTTGGGAATACTGTTCAAAAAGATACATAAGTAAATTTTATATATTTCTGATTAAACTCTTTGGAGACGTAGTTATCTACATGAGTTCAGAATTTGGAATTCGGAATTCGGAGTTATGATTTCTTCCTCTAACTATGTTTTTAGCTTGATCGAACTCCGGTTTATCTCATAGAATTCATAACTTGATTGATAGTGCTAATTAGTTCTTGTTCGGGACAAGGTTTTACTAGGTAGGCAGCTGCACCAAGTTCTAGGGCTAATTTACGATGTTTATCACTATCACGAGAGGTCAGAATAAGAATCGGCAAATTACTATATTCAGGATCATTTTTTACTGCTTTTAAAAACTGAAAACCATTCATTAATGGCATTTCCAGATCACAAACTACTAATTCAACTGTTCCAGATTTTTTAAGTTCAGTCAGAGCATTAATTCCATTGTCGGCTTGAAGTACGTTTTGACTAACTTTTTCTAACGACATGGCAATCGTTCTTCTCAGACTATTGGAATCATCAACCACTAGCAGAGTTTGAGGGATTAGAGATGTTGCAGGAGGTAATTGTTGTAAATCTAAAGTATCAGAGCTAGGTAAAGCTTGGAGGCTAGTACCGCCTAAAAAGGCACGTTGACTCATAGTATTGCTACGATATTGAGCATCTTTAAGTAAGACTGCGCCATCGATGACCAAAGTCAGACTACTATCTTTAAGAACGCTACTACCATAAACATATCTCGGGGGGATAATTGCGCTTCCAAGAGGTCTAATAACTAGTTCTTGCTCTCCCAAAACTTGATCTACCTCTAAACCTACAAAACTGTCTTGACGACGCAACAGCAAAATGGGATTGTTCAGGCTAGATTCTGAGGTCTTTAATTGAGGTATAGTGCGAGGGTATTCAATCATGCTAGATAGCTGTCTGACAGGAATCATGTCCACATCATCTTGAGTTTGCCAATGTAAAACCTTTTGCCCCTCAAAAATTTGCACCTCTTTAGAAGTTGGCATGATTATTCTTTCGATCGCATCAATTAAAATGGCGTAAGTCATTCCTGCCGCTTTGGTGAGCATTAGCTTAGCAATGGTCAAAGTAAGAGGAATTTGCAGAGCAAAAGTTGTCCCTTTGCCTGGAGTAGATTCAATCGAAATTGTGCCATTCATTTCTTCGATTTGCGATCGCACTACGTCCATTCCCACTCCTCTACCAGACAAGTCGCTGATTTTATCAGCAGTAGAAAATCCTGGTTCAAATAAAAGTTCTAGCAGTTGGGATGGGGGAATACGCTCTGCTTGTTGAGGTGTAATTAATTTTTTTTCAATCCCACTTTGTTTAATTTTTTCAATATTAATTCCTTTACCATCATCTCCCACTTCAATTACAGTTTGGCTGCCCTGATAATACGCCCGCAGAAAAACTGTTCCTGTTTCTGGTTTACCCGTCTGAAGTCTTTCTTCAGGCTTTTCTAAACCGTGGTCAAAGGAATTTCGTACTAAATGCAATAAGGGATCGTATAGTTTCTCTTCAATCGTTTTATCAATCAGAATATGACTACCAGTAATATTGAGTTCAGCTTTTTTATCGTGAGTTACAGAAAGCTGTTTAAGTAAACGAGGAAAACGATTGAACAGTCTGCCAATTGGAGACATTCTGGTGTCAATCAGTTCATCCCTCATGTTTAACAACATTCGCTGTTGTTTTTGTGTATCTCGTTGTGCCTGTTTATTTTGATTTTTAATTCTATCGGCAATGTTTACCAGTTCAGAATTACTAGTAGAGGCTAACTCCAAAAGCTGATTTAGTCTGGCTTCGGGACTTTGTAAAGCTGAAGAAGGTAAGACAGATTTGTAAATTTTAGGTTGAGTTTGGGTGATATTTTGCAGTTTGGCTGGTAAATCTTGTAATAGTTGCTGTTGTTGAGGCGAAAGACAAACTTCATCCACAACTTCAATCAGTTCATTAACTATTTGCTCACTGTAGCTAATTTTGTCTAGTAATTGTTGCACAAACCCGCCAATTTGCTCATCTTTTAAAATATTTTTATTTTGATTAATTAATAATTCTCCTACTAAATCGTTTAATTTTTCCAGAGATTCTAAATTAACTCTTACTGTCTGATTAACGTTAGTTTGAGCAGTTTTTTTACTGTTGCTTTGTTTCGATGGGGAGCTAAATCGTGACTTTCTGACATCTCTAGTAGATATCTCTTGGGGAAGTGTAACCTTAGGTTTGATTGCTTGTGAGGGAATTGTGGGAACAAGAGAAACCTCTGATGGTTCATCAGTTTCTGGAGTTGATTCGACTTCCTGTTCAGCAAGAGACTCTACCGGTTCTTCGCCCCAAATTTGGGTCATTAATTCTCCCGAATCTTGATTATTATCAAACTCCATAGACTCAGATTCGGGAGCATCTGTAAATTCCTCTGCTAAAGACTCAGAAGCAAAAATATCAGCAGCTTCTTCTTGTTCTTCTGCATCCTCAATGACTTCCATGGGCATAGAAAATATTGAATCTTCTGCCGCTAAATCAGAATCTAGAACTGCTGCTGATTCTTCTGAATCCAGTTGATTATTTTCTGCTACGACCTCTAGAGGATTACCAACGCCTAAAGCTCCAGTAAATTGCTGCAATTCCACAGAAGGTTCTCCTCCTCGATCACGATCGCCTGCCATGACCTGCTGTTGTGCCTGCTGAAAATTGGCGATCGCTGCTTGGGTAATTTCCTTAACCAGATCGGGATTGACTTCTAAGGCAGTTAAAATGGTTTGGGCGATTTCTCCTAAACCAGATAAATTAAGAGATTGTGATAGACCCAAAAATATTTCGGCTTGAGACTGTAACACCTCAGCCATATTGGCATTATCACCTTCGGCTAAAGCTGTTGATAATTCCTCAATTCTTTCGGGAACTACAGATTCAAAGAAAGATTCAACTACATCTAAGCCTAATTCTTCAGAAGTAGGGAAAGCATCTTGATCGCTGAGATAGTCGCCAAAGATTTCCGTCAATTCGGCAAATATACCAGCAGCCCGATTAAGAATTTCTTCTCGATCAATCGGAGCTTTACTAAATTCAGCAGTTAGGGGAATCCTGAGACAATCGTAACTAGCATAGAGAAGTTTTTTGGTTTGAATATCAATTTCTAACTCAGGATTATAGAGAGCCTTAAATACATCCTCCATAGAATGAGCGACGGTTTTGATCGTTTCCAACCCCACGTTAGCTGCTCCTCCCTTAAGAGTATGGGTCGCTCGCATCAGCTTGTTCACTCTTAGAGGGCGATCGCTTAGTTCAATCTCACCATCATTGATGGCAAATAATTCTTGTTCTATAGTTTCTAATAATTCGGGAGCTTCTTCCAAAAAGTATTGATAGGCTTGGTCGCGAATACTGGGGTCGGTAATCATCGTCGAATAATTCTCTTAAATATAATTGCTGTTTAAAAATAAAAAATCTGAATTCTGAAATAGATAATTTCTACTTCAGAATTCAATGGTTAGAACTTCTGACTCTTACTTGACTTTGAACTGAGATACGCTTGCTTGAAGATTTTGTGCCAGTTTCTCTAGCTCTTGGAAGGAAACAGAAATTTTGCCCGAATCTTGAGAAGTTTCATTAGCAATTTCCGCTACTTGACCCATCACTAGAGTTACGGATGCCGCTTCTTGAGTTTGTACATTGGCAGCACTGGTAATACCT
This genomic window contains:
- a CDS encoding lysylphosphatidylglycerol synthase domain-containing protein, which produces MKQILAQIKPYLRWFILGGTLFFLIKTIKDRFAEVAAIRVNAQGCLLLLVALIVTIAAHVWSGWVWTWIVAIFKQPLGVKEGIRVYLVTNIAKYSPGNIWHFYGRIAAVARKGGSRGAATLSVLLEPLLMAAAALLIALVSSGLGWLETDFDYRIVLLQIISLTIVLFGIQPRILNPLLHRLSLSKNKADSTAAQAIELQKYPIFPFLGEIGFVFFRGMGFIFTFMALQSVTWSQIPQLISAFSFAWLFGLVVPGAPGGLGVFEVTAYSLLDNAQFPAQIVAVGCYRLISVLAEAIAAGICFQRGRMKDKS
- a CDS encoding diflavin flavoprotein; protein product: MSPTNKAKDVQVFPVAADTRVLRSRTWDRLKFEIEYALQKGTTANSYLIEGDKTALLDPPGESFTTIFLDALQERIEPNKIDYIILGHINPNRASTLKALLAIAPQITIVCSNPGAISLRKILSETDLEIKIKVIKSEETLDLGQGHILEFIPTQNPRYPDHLCTYDRQTEVLFTDKLFGSHVCGDRVFDEGWTTDIEDRRYYFDCLMAPHARQIIASLDKFANKPVKIYATGHGSLVKYSIRELTADYRTWAQNQSDRDLSVALIYASAYGNTATVAQAIARGITKSGVAVESINAESAKSEDIKSAVTKSAGFIMGSPTLGGHAPTQIQAALGTVLANAEKTQLAGAFGSYGWSGEAVDLLENKFRNAGYKFGFDPIRVKFTPTDAVLKTCEEAGTDFAQALKKAKRQRKKVRQAQGIASDLDRTEQAVGRLVGSLCIVTTKKDELSGAMLASWVSQATFNPPGLTVAVAKERAIESLLYTGNSFVLNVLPEGKHIPLMKHFLKPFAPGEDRFEGVATEEATNGCPILTDALAYVECTVNNRMECGDHWLLYAVAEQGQVFQSEGVTAIHHRKSGTHY
- a CDS encoding right-handed parallel beta-helix repeat-containing protein, with product MLVNSDTFNLEPVITDDWGGSHRFLLNVEALSDISNWSLEVSVPNDYILDQIYGAESFQENGKTFISGVEWNQDLNQGEQTEIVFIVDEGDSSNLEPIPLQFNFADSVNNSVSPEVDNDDLTPTPQQSDSNDSDNNSNSLEVGDEANSETLSLTSIITDDWGGSHRVALTVEALSDVSNWSVEVSVPDDYVLDQIYRAELFQENGKTFISGEDWNQDLDQGEQTEIIFIVLEGDSSDLAPIPLEFNLPGNMSESDSPGTDSNDLAPTPPVSSPEVVNNSGSQDVNNDNNGYVAQPDSDDNRIINVDSDYGGDLESAIAAAASGDVILLGANIYFTDGITISEDITIDGQEGSVINGNGTSESIIYLNSGASGTTIQDVEITNGNNGIYGSRAANLTLRNLFVNNIGITETIRDGINNSGIALDHADGLQLSDSVIRNVGRKGVGVGDTDGAVIDNVEIQNVNLAAEHSLIHDAAGIKFFNTNDIVLKNSYFSDINAINIWPDTANATTIDNNVLVGVGEDFLLPDFNQSSNRSGIYNEKSSNSLVQNNTANTANDDFVAFRSTEFSTETLTLGENDFSSIELGTTDYWVDESAEKLIALTEDPDEANFDLIADAYLAQANIGV
- a CDS encoding DUF2811 domain-containing protein, whose amino-acid sequence is MESEKKRVVLSVEVNEKIYSCMQHFLNSNPQWNRKMLIDASMSLFLMQNHKEIKPTDYQACSQNYLHSVCAIPVKYSQN
- a CDS encoding response regulator, with translation MITDPSIRDQAYQYFLEEAPELLETIEQELFAINDGEIELSDRPLRVNKLMRATHTLKGGAANVGLETIKTVAHSMEDVFKALYNPELEIDIQTKKLLYASYDCLRIPLTAEFSKAPIDREEILNRAAGIFAELTEIFGDYLSDQDAFPTSEELGLDVVESFFESVVPERIEELSTALAEGDNANMAEVLQSQAEIFLGLSQSLNLSGLGEIAQTILTALEVNPDLVKEITQAAIANFQQAQQQVMAGDRDRGGEPSVELQQFTGALGVGNPLEVVAENNQLDSEESAAVLDSDLAAEDSIFSMPMEVIEDAEEQEEAADIFASESLAEEFTDAPESESMEFDNNQDSGELMTQIWGEEPVESLAEQEVESTPETDEPSEVSLVPTIPSQAIKPKVTLPQEISTRDVRKSRFSSPSKQSNSKKTAQTNVNQTVRVNLESLEKLNDLVGELLINQNKNILKDEQIGGFVQQLLDKISYSEQIVNELIEVVDEVCLSPQQQQLLQDLPAKLQNITQTQPKIYKSVLPSSALQSPEARLNQLLELASTSNSELVNIADRIKNQNKQAQRDTQKQQRMLLNMRDELIDTRMSPIGRLFNRFPRLLKQLSVTHDKKAELNITGSHILIDKTIEEKLYDPLLHLVRNSFDHGLEKPEERLQTGKPETGTVFLRAYYQGSQTVIEVGDDGKGINIEKIKQSGIEKKLITPQQAERIPPSQLLELLFEPGFSTADKISDLSGRGVGMDVVRSQIEEMNGTISIESTPGKGTTFALQIPLTLTIAKLMLTKAAGMTYAILIDAIERIIMPTSKEVQIFEGQKVLHWQTQDDVDMIPVRQLSSMIEYPRTIPQLKTSESSLNNPILLLRRQDSFVGLEVDQVLGEQELVIRPLGSAIIPPRYVYGSSVLKDSSLTLVIDGAVLLKDAQYRSNTMSQRAFLGGTSLQALPSSDTLDLQQLPPATSLIPQTLLVVDDSNSLRRTIAMSLEKVSQNVLQADNGINALTELKKSGTVELVVCDLEMPLMNGFQFLKAVKNDPEYSNLPILILTSRDSDKHRKLALELGAAAYLVKPCPEQELISTINQVMNSMR